Proteins from one Porites lutea chromosome 3, jaPorLute2.1, whole genome shotgun sequence genomic window:
- the LOC140931962 gene encoding uncharacterized protein produces the protein MKFGVLLAAMKDGAGVNHAALEQVKFFFPQLLDITCFSHTIDNVGKHLEFRVLERFSQLSVSMFSHSAAVRLAWKTRTGRAMKTYSATRWWSKWEVMKQALEYFGDVEPFLRENENDHLAPATTGQLLDIFNDASDAKELELELAALIDGGSHFVTATYYLEGDGPLIFSCYERLASVSHSVAVDAYPNLEGVASRQANGNLALCNQLVTRTKQCISPGLRFFQRKFSQEFHDLVRAFKSARLCYPVQVQNLHPNAASVAELRKFSFLNNDATIDGLVNELPRYLAAADGTVIEEEEEKVQWWARRGMHAQ, from the exons ATGA AGTTTGGTGTACTCCTTGCAGCCATGAAAGACGGAGCCGGGGTCAATCATGCTGCCTTGGAGCAGGTTAAGTTCTTTTTTCCTCAGCTGCTAGACATTACATGTTTCTCTCACACCATCGACAACGTTGGAAAACATTTAGAGTTCCGTGTCTTAGAGCGATTTTCCCAATTATCGGTATCCATGTTCTCCCACAGTGCTGCAGTACGGCTAGCTTGGAAGACTAGAACCGGAAGAGCTATGAAAACATATAGCGCAACAAGATGGTGGAGCAAGTGGGAAGTTATGAAACAAGCACTAGAGTACTTTGGGGATGTGGAACCCTTTTTAAGGGAGAACGAGAACGACCATCTTGCTCCTGCTACAACTGGACAACTCTTGGACATCTTTAATGATGCATCTGATGCTAAAGAACTCGAGTTGGAGCTAGCAGCACTGATTGATGGAGGATCACACTTTGTCACAGCTACCTACTATCTAGAAGGGGATGGGCCTCTTATATTCAGTTGCTATGAGCGCCTAGCTAGTGTGTCACACTCGGTGGCAGTTGATGCATATCCTAACCTTGAGGGAGTAGCCAGCCGGCAAGCCAATGGAAATCTGGCTTTGTGCAATCAGCTTGTGACAAGGACAAAGCAGTGCATAAGCCCTGGGCTTCGTTTCTTCCAACGGAAGTTCAGCCAAGAGTTTCATGACCTTGTCCGTGCTTTTAAAAGTGCAAGGCTATGCTACCCAGTCCAAGTCCAAAACCTCCACCCAAATGCCGCATCTGTGGCAGAGCTCCGAAAGTTCAGTTTCCTCAATAATGATGCAACTATTGATGGCCTTGTTAACGAGCTTCCACGTTACCTAGCGGCTGCTGACGGCACAGTTATTGAGGAAGAAGAGGAGAAGGTACAGTGGTGGGCGAGGCGAGGCATGCACGCACAGTGA